TTCCATTACAGAAGCTGTAACAGAAGCTAGCTGTGTCTCCCACCTTTGTGGTATTACCACCACCCTGTTCCCCTGAGGAAAACAAGCCACATTTGTAAAAAAAGTGCTAGTTTGCCAGTGTAAGATGCCTCCATGCTACCTGCTTCTGCTGTCACAGCTGTGCAAGCCAGGGCTCAGACTTCTCTCTAATCCTGATGACCAAGTTATGCCAGCAGAAGCCTGTAGTATAGGCTTTATTTTTGCTGCCACTGTAAACAGATATGACACACAGGTACATTCCTGTTTTATTacaggggtttgtttttttaaacagactttctccagagcagaactgttttaaaatcaCATTCCTAGTGAATTTAGCTGCCGATTCAGTTCAGCCCAGAGAATAAACCACCAAGTGTGCTCACAGCCCCAGTTAACACTGAGAAAAAGAGCTGTTGACAAAACTTGCCAGCCGTGGGATTGTCCTCAGCTGATGGCAAAGAAATTGGTATCACAGAGAGAGCTGAGGCCTGGGGGAGTATTTTCTCTGGTAGAAGAACGTTGAACATTTCTCCAGCCAGAACGGCACTCAGGGCAGTCAACTGCATCTATCCAACAACTGTTCAAATAAATACCTGGGTGACTGTGGGATTCAAACCCTGGAAATCTGAATGGCAATTAAAGCGCAGGGTACTATACCTGTTGCTTCTGGAGTTTTATCAGCATTACTAGGTACTGAAGGTTTTTGAAGCCAGTTGAATGTTTCTATTTCCTGGTTGTGCTCATTTGTTACACGCCTTACGCAATTCCTTTTTGATACCAGATGAATGATATACAGCATCAaactttctcatttcattttgtgAGCATAATTTAACAacaagatgcttttaaaaaacaagattcTGACTACAATCCTATGTGTCAGAATTGCACAGCTCAATATGCTTTTCCAGGCCCTGGCCGGCAAACATCATGATGTGATCCCCTTCCTGCAGCGAGCCTTTTTTCCCACAAAGAGGAAAGATGTGAATGCcaatggttttaaaaaaacaactgttgATTGAGTTACAGAGCTCCCCATCACGGGAATGTCAGTCTTCTGTCCTTATCACTATTTTTGGACGGCACCTGAGCTTGGAGTTGTTTTTCTGAGATTCTTGCTTTGTCCTGCACTGTTCTTTGAGTGTAAAAAAGAATGTAGGCCTGGGTTTTGCACACCTCCTCCACGCTACATACATTCAGTTTGGAGTCATTGCAGTGGACCCAAAAACCTAGGAATCAAAGTGAGAAAGAGGACGTTAAGGGACGCATAATTCCTTCTGAATGCACTTGGGAACCCTTCATAGGAAACATCCACAGAGAAAAAGGGCAATGTAGGAGAAAAGGCATCTCTATCTTTTCCTCTACAGATGGTTTAGAAAGGAGTTTGTaatctggaaaacattttggtCACTTCTGTGCTATtaatagagtttaaaaataccaAATCATAATTCAGCCAATTGTATGTTATAGCACAAAAACCCAATTAGGAGAATACAAATTCCCTGGAGATAACCAATTTGTACCTCTTTCTCCACAAGTCAGAAGATGGAGTCAATACTAATTCAGCTGCAGAAAGAGACTGCTGGAAATTCACAAAAACCCCGCGGATGTTATTCATGAATAGTTCCTGTCCAGTTTCAAAACACTTTCTGTTTATCTCATCATCCCAAGGATACTGAGAAAAGACAcccagctggagcagctccacaGATTTACATCGCAAGAGAAAATGAAGCATTCATGCTGTTAAGAGCAAGCAATAAAAGGCATTCCGAAGGGCCGCAAAGCAAAGAGCAGCAATCTGTAGctttacacaaaaataaataaaaaaaattttaaaaaaccaacccCATGCTACTAGCAATACATTCTGGGAAACAAAGTACCGAATGTCAGGAAACTTGATTCCAAACAACTCTGATCATAAAGCTTTACAACGCCCTACGTTTATGGAATAAAACACGAGTTTCTTGAATTTGTTTCCCCCGTAACAAGGCACACGCACCTCCCTCTGTGTTGTAGCAATATGCTGTGTAGTGTCCTGAGCCAAACCCTTTCCCGTGATGCATCACCACAGCGGAGAGGTCATAGACAAAGGTCTCTTTGTCAAGAGAGGAGAGAGAGTCCCTGCAGCAGTAAGGTTCCATGTTTAATACCTGGTCAAAGAGGACATGGACCCCAATCTTCTCACGGTGATTACGTTCAGACCACCTGCAAACACAAGGGCACAAATCAAAGACTCGAGATCCTGCTTCTCGACAGCGGTacagggctgggggaagaggcACACAAAAGTAGCCACTGCTAAACAGCTCTGAAGAGCTTTCCCTGCTAGGGTCAAGCAGGCATCATAgagtgaaaacagaaggaaaaaagtctaACATCTGCTACAGTCATATTTCCCACACAGCTGATTCCATCGTGGATGCCCATTTGTTACAGTCAGGATATCGTTGGGATTTGCAACagccaaaccccaaaaaacccaaacaactactGTGCCAGTCAAACAGGGTTTAAAATACTCAGTTATAAATATAAACACCACACACCTCACTTGCCTATGCCAACCATTTTAGGAGCAGTTCACAACATTTTGAACTTTGTTGCATTCAACAGGTAAATACCTAATATTGACATTTAGCTATCAGAGGCTTCCAGCTTCAACAAACATTTCACTCATCAGTTAACCAGTCTCACAGCCACTGTTTCAAGTTGCCTGCAAACTCAGACAAATACCGTTGAGTAGAAGTCGAGGAAATCCATATTAATTTTCACAAAACGTTGTGTGTATAGTAGAAAACGTGCCACAAACAAGCTACTGATTGTAATGTAAGTAGTTGTAATCATCTGGTTTGGGTAAAATGTGTATACACATGCATCTCCCAGAAAGTGACAGAAGTTATGGTCCCACACTaattatttctttccaaaaagaCAAGAGGCAAGTCACTCGCTCGACGTTATACAGTGTGCCCCACTCACCTGAATCGTTTAAGGTGCAGCCGGAGGACCTGAGGTAGTCTGTAGATCATTAACTGCTTTTTAGCTTCACTCAGAACAAGAGGTTTAGGAGAAGACTTTCGCCGTTTgcctagccaaaaaaaaaaaaaaaaaaaaaaaaaaaaaatcaaggcaaagaTTGTTAGGAGTGTAATAAATTTTCAGAAGGGGAAAAGAGCCCAGCTCCCATGCACTCAGGATGGACATGTAAGtaaatatttcttattaattCCTTCAAAGAGCAGGAACTTCTCTAGAATAGACACTCACACGTTTAAAAATACTTAAGACTTTTTCGCTTTTGTGATGCTCATAATCACACAATCAGATACCACCCTCAAGCTGCTCATGCTGACATTTTGCTTTGAGAAATACACCAGAAATTTTAATACAGTTAGGGTCAAAGAGAGCTGGGGCTGTAGTAGTTTCAACAGGCAAACTGTTTGACACTGTATTCTCTCTCCTACTTTGATCATCTTATACCACTAGAATAAGGCTTGTAGTAGCAAGCTTCACTAGCTCAAGAATATTAATATAAGTCAGAGGAAAATGCTTCCTGCAAGGTTCCACCTCTCAAGGGTTTCTGCCTGTCCAGGAACGTAAAACAACCGCTGAACTGAAactgagaagagggaaaaaaggttCCTCTTCCCAGTGATTACTCTTTCCAGGACACTGAACATACGACTATACCAGGAGGAAGACAGGTGGCTTTCTGAGCTTCCAATAAGAAATGTACCTGTTAATTAGATTTCTGCACCTCACTGCACCAGTTCAGAACAGATGGGTTGCTCCTCCTCCGTCACGTCTGACAAGCAGTGCCCCCAATAGTTTTTGGCACCTAGACGCAGGCTGGTTGCCTtcccctgactttttttttttttttttcagctgcttatGTTTTCTTAGCCATTTAACTCTGAAGTAACTGTTAAAATTCAGGCTTACAGAAAGAATCAAATAAAACAAAGTTAAGATGAAGCTGTACTCATCCATATCGACACTTTGTGAACATTATTTGCGAATCAGAATCTGTTCAAATGATATTTGGCTTTGTTTCAAGAACATCTAGTCAACGATTACTTCCTAACGTTTTGTGAAGAAGTCTGGTAACTGATTTGCAAGTTGATAGAGAACAGATCTCCACAAATATTTGCTACATCAGCTGTTCAGTTGCAATGTAAGTCAAATTATTGGCATTCTCCTCCCAAGGGGATGAACATATGCCATAAATACCTGCATGAATAAAATTTCAAATCAGGGTAGCTGAGCTGCATGATTATGCACAAggctaaaattattttcaggcaTATAATGACCTTACGCTCAGACCTACTACAGGAAAGCAGAAGTCATCTTCTAGCTGAGCACAGCAAACACGGGCATTCATATTAACGGATAATGCATTAACCCGAGACTCCCAGAATAATGTCAGTTCATTGCCTCTTGACAAAATGCctacagagagacagaaactctAACCTGGCAGCAGACCTTGAGAATTCTGCATTTGTGACTTCTGGCTAATTGATTCAATTCTGGTTCTTGATTCTATCACGAACAAGCAGCATACAGATGACTTGTTATAAAAGCCGTCCTGCCATGCAGAGATGAGCAAACCGTAGGGGGTAAGGTTCCTTCTTTTGTCTCTAAATCCAATCCCCTCTCCCCCAAAACATTCTTGAAGTTGCCTTTCCTTCCAACAGAAGCAACGAGAGCAGTTCTGAACAGGGTCACATTAAACCCTTAGTAAACTGCACTGCAGAACGGcagagatgagagaaaaatgaCAGATCAGATCCAAACTAGTGCCCAAAGGAGCAGAAGCCACCAACAGGAGGAAACAAAACAGCATGAGCAGCAAGGAAGAACAGAGTTTCCCTATACATACAGGCCACAATCTATGTTTTCAGACACAGAAAGCACGCATCAGAAACTGCTCACTCAGAAAACCAGACGGTGCTTCTAACGgcagacacagcagcagcatccgACTTACTGTTGCACTGGTCACACGCATATATCCTCCCTTCCAGAGCTTCGGTCTCGGTGAACTTGGCCAACATTTCTGTCAGCATGCACTCTGCCTGATTAACAGGGACGATCCCTTTCTCGATAGAATGATAACGCTCGGGGAATTCCAAGGAAAGATCCCAAAAGGGCTCGACGGTGTTGGATTTGTAGTTGCACGTTATGCAGGTGACCTGGGAATGAAACGTGTAGACACAAATGAAGTTATGTCCATGTACACCCGCAGACTGGCATTTACATTCACATCTAAAGAGCAAGTTTATGCCCCAAAGGCAGTGCAGTTTCACAGACATAAAGGTGATCTGTGAGTCAAGAGAAACACCACTTATTTCCAGTCTAAAAGctaagtgtcctggtttcagctgggatagaactaattatttttttcccttccttcttagtaactagaatagtgctgtgttttggattcagtatgggatttgatatgagaagaatgttgataatgtactgatgggtttagctgttgctaagaaatcaaggacttttcagcttttcGTGTCCTGCTAGTGCGCAGGTACACAAGAGGCTGGAGGGAGAGTGCAGCCAAAACAACGGACCCAAAatggccagtggaatattccgTCTCAcctaacatcatgctcagtgtataggTAAGGGTTAACTGGGAAGCTCACTCTGGCTTCCAGgactgtggtttcaggattctctttTCTCTGGGATCACCAGTCAGGAATGGGCTGGGCCTCGCTCAGTGAGCAATCAACATTGTGCATTActcgtttgtattttctattatgactatttttattattattttaattttatttcaattattaaattgtttttatctcaacctatgagtctccttacctttatcCCTCCAATTCTCCCCCCTCCGTTCCCCAGGGGTGGGGTAGGGTGTTTTGCTGCTGGCAAGGTTTCAACCACGACACTAAGTCTATCTTGAGCAAATAATCTGAACTACTTTCTCAGTTCTCAAAAAAAATGGAGACAGCGTTCACCTTTATGGGATTTACTTCCTCAGATAAACACCATTACAGGTATAATACCAATTCACAGCTGGGTAACAAGCACTTTGGATCTGTTTTCTAGTACAAAAAGTACACGCTAGCGTTTATCATGGAATCTTCCTTTCACAGTTTCTCTACTTTTCTCACATATTTCAAAGTGTGTAATTCCTTTAATGTTTCATCTGCTAACTGGTATAAAAATTATTCATGAATGGAGCATGGAAAGGACAAATTTCAGATGCACTTGGTTTTCCCATATCATCCCAAAGTATATAAATAAGAACAGCAGAAAAGTTTTCAGTTAAACACAAGAGGCAGAAACGAGGAGGTAACAGATCCAGAGAGCAGATCCGGTCAGACTCTGTGTTACTGTGAGAACCATCCACCAGAAACCAACTTCCAGCCTTGCAGCTTCATGCACTAAAGACACCAGTAACTTCAGGATGGATCTGTAGCTAGCAGACAGGGAAGGAAGTCTGTGCATAGAGTGGTTTGAAATTAAATACAGTACGGGTACACAAGACTTCAAAAAGTACAATGAATAGCTTGGCAAGTTATTTATAGTGTATCATAGCAGCAGATAAGTGACCCTGATTTGTGAATACCTTCACACTGTTAACACTGAACCTAGAACACTGACCCGAGCCACAACACACCATCACCCAGAGCCAAGAGCCACAACTGAACGAAGAACATTTAGTTAAGAAGTCCTCAAAAAGTTCACGCGCTGCAGAGACAATTCAAATGAACCACGACTTCAAGCAGCCTTTCCCTGAAAAGCCAAAAGCTTTAACTTGAAAAATACACCTTTTAATCTTCAACGTGCATGTAATCTCTGATGGGGGTAAGCTTAGTAAGACCGGCACTGAGAAGGATGATATAAATAGTCATGAGAACACACACATATAATACACTTCATGGTCTGATTTTGCAAACACTTGAGTGTCAAGTTATGCAGATGTTTCATTTCTCCTGGAAAGCAAATGTAGTTGAGGACTTTCAAAGTGCACTGGGCTCTCGGGGTCTGCCTTGTGGGGAATAACACGTTTCAGACAAGGGAACAGCACAGGAATGAGAGACCGAGCAGCACGACAGGCACTTTCATCTCCTACAGAAACGTATGTTAAGCATGCTCAGTATTTCAAGATGACTTTCATATGCCTGCTAAAAAAATTTGTCACAGAGAGCTTATTCTTTAGAGCACAAGATGACTGCCCTCTCTGTCCTTTATCATATTCTTTCTAGCCatggaaacaaaaccaggaagGGACAAAATCACAAAGATGCTTTAAAAACACGGTAAAAACTTAAAACTAAGGGTTCAGAACTTCTGTACTTGTGCGGATTTCATTCTGAAGTGGCAGAAGTCAACTGAATTTACAATACACACGATACAAATATCAACAATGCTGACAATCTGCAGAGCAACCCATCAGATTTCTTTCTCGGAAGGTGCTCCTGAGCAACTCCTCTTATGTACCTGGTGGCTCCTCAAGAACCAGAGCCTTTGTTCCTCGGTGTGAACAGCTCCAAGTGATTTCTGGGTGAAAACAGGTGCATACCTGACTAAGCAACTGCCCATGAAAAATGGTGTTCACCACCTTCAGGACCTGCTTGGTGAGCTTCCTCTGTGAGAAAGGGATGAGGATCCTGCGCTTCGTTCCTTCCGACTCCAGCTCCTGCTGTACTTTATCCAACAACTCGCAGAGAAATTCCTGAGCGTCCTGCTGATCGTAACCTCGAAACGCCGGGATCAGACTCCACACAGAGTGCAGCATGGCAAAGGGGGACACGAGCGCCCACTTGCCAGACCACATCACTCTGAAGAGGGTGTGCAATTCGTGACAGAGGGAGATGTGCTTTGAACTCGGTTCCTTGGGCTGTATTAGTTCTAAACTCCTGCTTA
This window of the Athene noctua chromosome 23, bAthNoc1.hap1.1, whole genome shotgun sequence genome carries:
- the USP49 gene encoding ubiquitin carboxyl-terminal hydrolase 49; the protein is MDRCKHVGRLRLAQDHSILNPQKWHCVDCQTTESIWACLKCSHVACGRYIEEHALKHFEETRHPLAMEVNDLYVFCYLCEDYVLNDNPEGDLKLLRSSLSAIRSQKHDPSTRSGRTLRSMALGEDMCSHQRTPQGQSQMLTALWHRRQSLLAKALRTWFDKSSRGQLKLKEKKQMEELEKKKEAARQRRQEMKRQLLEELANTPPRKSARLLSHVHRENLIPRKFREVATASPTSRQMQSSRFKQFYSIRRKPLMTPGVTGLRNLGNTCYMNSILQVLSHLQKFRECFLTLDLCETEELLAKTVNGKSRMPGKLANGSAANESGKTDKVGSYGTQSLPAGLNGGSSISRSLELIQPKEPSSKHISLCHELHTLFRVMWSGKWALVSPFAMLHSVWSLIPAFRGYDQQDAQEFLCELLDKVQQELESEGTKRRILIPFSQRKLTKQVLKVVNTIFHGQLLSQVTCITCNYKSNTVEPFWDLSLEFPERYHSIEKGIVPVNQAECMLTEMLAKFTETEALEGRIYACDQCNSKRRKSSPKPLVLSEAKKQLMIYRLPQVLRLHLKRFRWSERNHREKIGVHVLFDQVLNMEPYCCRDSLSSLDKETFVYDLSAVVMHHGKGFGSGHYTAYCYNTEGGFWVHCNDSKLNVCSVEEVCKTQAYILFYTQRTVQDKARISEKQLQAQVPSKNSDKDRRLTFP